The Bicyclus anynana chromosome 4, ilBicAnyn1.1, whole genome shotgun sequence genome window below encodes:
- the LOC112050167 gene encoding uncharacterized protein LOC112050167 has product MARTTATNSSVLGSFSGTTATTASTATSNVIGVGKPTNGNKRPPIIIYPTVTPESIVVPIVSCIFGFPLLALTVICCLRRRAKLARERARRRNCELDRGELSVVRLSPMKNRPRAVSLIRSPRPPPNLELDTVLEERSDPEQTTMSQVEITPDREVGTILFSAMGAVGSVAVSAAACARDS; this is encoded by the exons ATGGCCCGTACGACGGCAACCAACTCTTCCGTCCTCGGCAGCTTCAGTGGCACCACTGCCACTACCGCCAGCACCGCCACCAGCAATGTGATCGGCGTCGGCAAACCCACCAACGGCAACAAGCGACCACCTATCATTATTTATCCAACAG TGACGCCCGAGTCGATAGTGGTGCCAATTGTGTCCTGTATATTTGGCTTTCCATTGTTGGCGCTAACAGTTATATGCTGTTTGCGAAGAAGAGCAAAATTAGCCAG GGAGAGAGCACGCAGACGTAACTGCGAGCTGGACCGCGGCGAGCTGTCGGTGGTGAGGCTCTCCCCAATGAAGAACCGGCCTCGTGCAGTCAGCCTCATCAGGTCGCCTCGACCGCCGCCTAATCTGGAACTGGACACTGTGCTGGAAGAACGTTCCGACCCCGAACAGACCACAATGTCacaa GTTGAAATCACACCAGACAGAGAAGTGGGGACTATTCTGTTCAGCGCGATGGGAGCAGTGGGCAGCGTTGCGGTGTCCGCGGCGGCCTGCGCTCGCGACAGCTAG